In Halothermothrix orenii H 168, the sequence CTCTAAAAGGCGCCTGATATCTCCATCAGTGATTATCCCGACCAGCCGCCCCCTTTCATCCACTACTGAAGTAGAACCCATTTTACTGGCAGTCATGGTAAAGAGGGCTTCTTTGACACTTGTCCCGGACTGAACAACCGGGTTTTGTTTTCTAACCTGGAGGACATCTTCTACCTTTGTCAATAACTTCCTTCCCAGGCTTCCACCGGGGTGAAAGAGGGCAAAATCCTCGGGGGTAAAACCCTTTAGCTTTGATAAAGCAATAGCCAGGGCATCACCCAGGGCTAGAGTAGCCGTAGTACTGGCTGTCGGGGCCAGGCCATGGGGACAGGCCTCTTCCTCAATATTGACTAATAAGTGATTGTTGGCATAACGGGCCAGAGTAGAAGACCTATTCCCGGTAACAGCTATCAAAAAGGCTCCGATCCTCCTGATGGAGGGCACAAGACTTAAAACCTCTTCCGTCTCCCCGCTGTTGGAAATGGCAATTATTATATCATCTCCGGTTACCATTCCCAGGTCACCATGCAGGGCCTCACCGGCATGTACAAAAAAAGCAGGTGTCCCGGTACTGGAAAAGGTAGCGGCCAGTTTCTGTCCGATAAGGCCGGATTTTCCGATACCGGTAAAAATAACCCGACCCTTGCTCTCCAGAATAACCCTGACAATATCAGCAAATTCACTACCGATACTGTCTTTGAGTTTTAAAACCGAATAGGCCTCTATCTCAAGGACTTTACGGGCTTCCTGAAGACAGTCAATTATCATCTTTTCATCGAGGTTTACCGGTTCATTCACTTATCTTCACCTGCCTTTAACAATTTCGTCAATGGCCAGGGCTTTTATCAGGATTCCCTCAAGCTGGTCAAGGGGAACCATGTTGGGACCATCACTTAAAGCTACATCGGGGTTATCATGTACTTCCATAAAGAGGGCATCAACGCCGGTCCCTACAGCAGCCCTGGTTAAATAGGGGACAAACTTCCTGTCCCCACCGGAGGTCTCACCGGCACCCCCTGGCAGCTGGACACTATGGGTGGCATCAAAAACTACTGGATACCCGGTCTCCCTCATCCGGGGTAGAGAGCGCATATCGACTACCAGGTTATTATAACCGAAACTGACTCCCCGCTCTGTTAAAAGAATCTTTTCATTTCCGGTACTCTCAATCTTTTCCACTACCCTGTCGATATCCCAGGGAGCCAGGAATTGGCCTTTCTTGACATTGACAATCTTCCCGGTCCTTCCGGCAGCAACCACCAGATCGGTCTGGCGTGACAAAAAGGCCGGAATCTGGACTATATCAACCACTTCAGCCGCCAGAGCAGCCTGGTCTGGCTCATGAACATCGGTTAGGAGTGGTACTCCAACTTCTCTTTTGACCCTCTCCAGCAACTTCAGGCCATCTTCAAGACCCGGCCCCCGGAATGATTTTATAGAAGAACGGTTGGCCTTATCATATGATGATTTAAAAACATATGGAATTCCAAGCCTTGAAGTAATCTCCTTAACCGTCTCCGCTATTTTTAAAACCCGGTCTTCCTCTTCTAAAACACAGGGACCGGCGATGAGAACCAGTGGCCTGTTGCTATCACCAAAAACAATATCTTGATTTAATTTAACCTTCTTTACTTTATCCAGCACTTTTAATTACACCCCTCCATAATTTTTTCCACCCTGGCTATATCTTCAGGAGTATCAACACCAATCGAGTCAAATTCAGTCTCCACAACTTTAATTTTATAACCATTTTCTAAAACCCTGAGCTGTTCCAGGGATTCAACCTTCTCCAGTTCTGTCTGCTCCATCTGGGTCAGATTCATTAAAAATTTGCGTCTGTATATATATAATCCAATATGTTTATAATACCGGGCCCCACTGTTCCGGGGGTGGGGAATCGGTGACCGGGAAAAATACAGGGCATATCCATCCTTATCAACTACTACCTTAACCACATTGGGATTTTCTACCTCTCCGGGGTCCCCGATCTCTTTCATCAGGGTACTCATGTTAAGGTTTTTCTCCTCTGCAAAGGGTTTGAGAGCCTGCTCCACCATCAGTGGTTCCAGCAGGGGTTCATCACCCTGGACATTAACCACAATATCACAGTCTAAATTAGCAACAACCTCAGCAACCCGGTCAGTCCCTGAACTACAAGCTTTTGAAGTCATAACTGCATTGCCCCCGAAATCCTTAACAGTATTGTAAATCCTGTCATCATCAGTGGCAACATAGACTTCTTTCAGACCTTTAACCCGGCAAACACGCCGGTATACATGTTCAATCATTGGTTTTCCTTTAATATCGGCCAGTGGTTTGCCGGGAAAACGGCTTGAATAAAAACGGGCTGGAATTACCGCTATAACATTCATCCCTGTCACCTAACCTTTTTATAATTTAAGTTATTTAGTTAACAGTTATTTTAATATTTATTGATTACCTGTGCCAGATCAACTGTCCCTTTTAATGAAATCTCGATTCCCAGGACATAAAGATTGATATTATGGTCAATAAATTTTTTAATATCGTCCCTGCTAAATTTAACAGCATCCTTTTCAGTGGTAATTACTATATCTATAGCCTTTTGTCGGGCCAGATTTATTATTTTATCAAAATCATCGGGCCTGTACTGGTGATGATCATTAAAGGAAAGGGTCTCAATGACCTCTGCCCCTGATATCTCCAGGTCACGGTAAAAAGACCGCGGATTACCCAGCCCACATACCGCTATAACTTTAGCTCCTTTTAACTCATCCAGTGGGCGTTTTTTATGGATAATAGACTTCATCTCAAGACTCGCTACCGATAACTCCTTTAAATAAACAGAGCTGGTGGTAGCTTCATAGACCACAGCATTTTGGTTATACTGACATAAAGTATCTTTAATTTCCTGCAACTTTTCCCGGGAAATATGATGGGCACGTGATATCACAAAAAAATCAGCCCTTTTAAGACCTGACAGGGGTTCCCGCAAAAAACCCCGGGGTATTAGCCTGCCCTGGCCAAAGGGTTTCAACCCATCTATCATAACAATATCAACATCCCGCTTCAACTGCCAGTGCTGAAAACCATCATCCAGGATTATAATCTCAGCATTAAAACGGCGGCTGGCAAGGCGGGCTGCTTTATAACGGTTTGACCCGGTAATCAGGGGAACACCACCAAGTAAAGTGGCCATCATATAGACTTCATCCCCGGCTTCAGAAACATCAGTCAAAATATTCCTGCCATCAGAAACCACTGACGGTTCTTCACCTTCTGATTGTGACTGATAACCCCGGCTTATAACAACAACCCTATTCTCTTCCGCCAGCTTTTTTGCCAGATAAATTACCAGGGGGGTCTTGCCTGTTCCCCCTGCCGTTATATTTCCAACACTGATTACCCGGGCTTCAACCTCTCCCGGTTTTACCAGATTCAGATTGTAAAGGAGTCTTCTCAATAATATCAGTAAATTATATATTTTTTCCAGTATTGATAAAATAAATAAGACTATTTTATCACAAATGCTTCTGGGACCTGATTTTATTAAATTAATTAAATATGATTCCAGTTTTTTTCGCATATTAGCTACCACCTACCAGATCCCTGGCCCGGGCCTGAACTTCTCTGAGGTTTTCCTCTACCAGGTGGCATTTTTCCTCAACACTCTTGCCCTCAGGTAATTTAAGGGGTTTTCCATAATTTATAACAACCTTTGATCCGGGCAGGGGTATCGTAAACCTGTCCCAGCTATTAAATACCTTTTTTTTGCTGGCTGCAATTCCAACTGGGATTATAACTCCATCGCTTTTTTCCTGGAGCAAAATAGCTCCAGGCTTAACCCGGTAGATAGGCCCCCTGGGGCCATCGGGGGTTAACAGAACCGTTGCCCCTTTTTTTGCCTCTCTGAGTAAACGCAGAAGGGCCCTTCCCCCTCCCCTTGAAGAAGAACCCCTGACAACCCGATATCCATATTTCTCTAAAACCCGGGTAATGTATTCACCATCATTGCTTAAGCTGGCTAAAGTAACACAATCCCGTTTTCTAAAAAAATAGGCCGGTACCCATAACTTCCCATGCCAGAAAACCAGGATTACCGGGGTTTTTTCATCTATCCCGGTTAGATTTTCTTCACCATATACTTTAATTCTGGTTAGTGAATTCGTTATATAATTTAATCCCAGAGCAAGCCCGGAAATTAGCCAGAATTTAAGCCTGTTTTTAAATGAATCCAGTTTACGGTGTACCACCACTTAATCCTCCTGGAAATTACCCTGATATAGATTATAATATAACCCC encodes:
- a CDS encoding KpsF/GutQ family sugar-phosphate isomerase, translating into MIIDCLQEARKVLEIEAYSVLKLKDSIGSEFADIVRVILESKGRVIFTGIGKSGLIGQKLAATFSSTGTPAFFVHAGEALHGDLGMVTGDDIIIAISNSGETEEVLSLVPSIRRIGAFLIAVTGNRSSTLARYANNHLLVNIEEEACPHGLAPTASTTATLALGDALAIALSKLKGFTPEDFALFHPGGSLGRKLLTKVEDVLQVRKQNPVVQSGTSVKEALFTMTASKMGSTSVVDERGRLVGIITDGDIRRLLEESTDFLQKPVLEVMTKDPITIEKDRLAAEALKIMEDKEVNDLPVVEDGKPVGMLNFQDLLRARVF
- the kdsA gene encoding 3-deoxy-8-phosphooctulonate synthase, with amino-acid sequence MLDKVKKVKLNQDIVFGDSNRPLVLIAGPCVLEEEDRVLKIAETVKEITSRLGIPYVFKSSYDKANRSSIKSFRGPGLEDGLKLLERVKREVGVPLLTDVHEPDQAALAAEVVDIVQIPAFLSRQTDLVVAAGRTGKIVNVKKGQFLAPWDIDRVVEKIESTGNEKILLTERGVSFGYNNLVVDMRSLPRMRETGYPVVFDATHSVQLPGGAGETSGGDRKFVPYLTRAAVGTGVDALFMEVHDNPDVALSDGPNMVPLDQLEGILIKALAIDEIVKGR
- the kdsB gene encoding 3-deoxy-manno-octulosonate cytidylyltransferase translates to MNVIAVIPARFYSSRFPGKPLADIKGKPMIEHVYRRVCRVKGLKEVYVATDDDRIYNTVKDFGGNAVMTSKACSSGTDRVAEVVANLDCDIVVNVQGDEPLLEPLMVEQALKPFAEEKNLNMSTLMKEIGDPGEVENPNVVKVVVDKDGYALYFSRSPIPHPRNSGARYYKHIGLYIYRRKFLMNLTQMEQTELEKVESLEQLRVLENGYKIKVVETEFDSIGVDTPEDIARVEKIMEGCN
- the lpxK gene encoding tetraacyldisaccharide 4'-kinase, yielding MRKKLESYLINLIKSGPRSICDKIVLFILSILEKIYNLLILLRRLLYNLNLVKPGEVEARVISVGNITAGGTGKTPLVIYLAKKLAEENRVVVISRGYQSQSEGEEPSVVSDGRNILTDVSEAGDEVYMMATLLGGVPLITGSNRYKAARLASRRFNAEIIILDDGFQHWQLKRDVDIVMIDGLKPFGQGRLIPRGFLREPLSGLKRADFFVISRAHHISREKLQEIKDTLCQYNQNAVVYEATTSSVYLKELSVASLEMKSIIHKKRPLDELKGAKVIAVCGLGNPRSFYRDLEISGAEVIETLSFNDHHQYRPDDFDKIINLARQKAIDIVITTEKDAVKFSRDDIKKFIDHNINLYVLGIEISLKGTVDLAQVINKY
- a CDS encoding lysophospholipid acyltransferase family protein, which gives rise to MVHRKLDSFKNRLKFWLISGLALGLNYITNSLTRIKVYGEENLTGIDEKTPVILVFWHGKLWVPAYFFRKRDCVTLASLSNDGEYITRVLEKYGYRVVRGSSSRGGGRALLRLLREAKKGATVLLTPDGPRGPIYRVKPGAILLQEKSDGVIIPVGIAASKKKVFNSWDRFTIPLPGSKVVINYGKPLKLPEGKSVEEKCHLVEENLREVQARARDLVGGS